One window from the genome of Oryza glaberrima chromosome 3, OglaRS2, whole genome shotgun sequence encodes:
- the LOC127765178 gene encoding probable ubiquitin-conjugating enzyme E2 25, which translates to MAAAAVGVASRARRISGPRGVAFCRWTNGLLHPRFVFPEAAAVAGSGAGSAQGAFCVKRVLRMVLNKVLELFCVKKKDSKKKGKAINPLCKVAAPHPTANVSTNNSLLDPFSTGNGTVLSVQKHEPECSSVISSMTRTEYGFESDGCNLFSHFDVVQDFSDHYYAKNSPGKTSKDWVKTIQNEWRLLQKDLPGQIYLRVYEDRIDLLRAAIVGPAETPYHDGLFFFDVCFPSEYPQSHRLTHVHIPSLMSYESPMHACHGKWSSIPSSVQLQA; encoded by the exons atggcggccgcggcggttgGGGTGGCGAGCAGAGCACGCCGGATTTCTGGCCCGAGGGGAGTGGCATTCTGCCGATGGACGAACGGCCTCCTCCACCCGCGCTTCGTCTTCCCcgaggccgccgcggtggcgggcTCTGGGGCTGGCTCCGCTCAAG GTGCGTTTTGCGTGAAGCGGGTTTTAAGGATGGTTCTAAACAAGGTGCTTGAGCTGTTTTGTGTGAAGAAGAAGGATTCCAAGAAGAAAG GCAAAGCCATTAATCCTCTTTGTAAAG TTGCCGCTCCACACCCCACTGCCAATGTCAGCACAAACAACAGCCTTTTGGATCCCTTTTCAACTGGGAATGGTACTGTGCTATCTGTGCAAAAACATGAGCCTGAATGTTCAAGTGTTATATCATCAATGACAAGGACAGAATATGGATTTGAAAGTGATGGTTGCAATTTGTTTAGCCATTTTGATgttgttcaagatttttctgaTCATTACTATGCAAAGAATTCACCAGGGAAG ACCTCCAAAGATTGGGTGAAGACAATCCAAAATGAATGGAGGCTTCTACAGAAAGATCTACCTGGTCA AATCTATCTTAGAGTTTATGAGGATAGGATTGATCTGCTGAGGGCTGCCATTGTTGGGCCAGCTGAAACTCCATATCATGATGGTCTGTTCTTCTTTGATGTTTGCTTTCCTTCTGAATACCCACAATCCCACCG CTTGACGCATGTGCACATCCCTTCTTTGATGAGCTACGAGAGCCCAATGCACGCCTGCCATGGCAAATGGTCGTCCATTCCCTCCTCTGTTCAACTTCAAGCATGA
- the LOC127766680 gene encoding phosphomethylpyrimidine synthase, chloroplastic yields the protein MAALQPSFSSAMAMKSLKFPKTAVLPGFGGIARPQDVQDRSANFTCSRPRAASVTDQSTAEPAKPRQNKHTVDPSAPEFLPLPSFEECFPRSTKESREIVHKESGHVLKIPFRRIHLTGDEKHFDTYDTSGPQNISPRIGLPKIRKEWIDRREKLGGPRYTQMYYAKQGIITEEMLYCATRENLSPEFVRSEVARGRAIIPSNKRHLELEPMIVGRNFLVKVNANIGNSAVVSSIEEEVHKLQWATMWGADTVMDLSTGRHIHETREWILRNSSVPIGTVPIYQALEKVNGIAENLSWEVFRDTLIEQAEQGVDYFTIHAGVLLRYIPLTAKRMTGIVSRGGSIHAKWCLTYHKENFAYEHWDEILDICNQYDVALSIGDGLRPGSIYDANDSAQFAELLTQGELTRRAWAKDVQVMNEGPGHIPMHKIPENMEKQLEWCNEAPFYTLGPLTTDIAPGYDHITSAIGAANIGALGTALLCYVTPKEHLGLPNRDDVKTGVISYKIAAHAADLAKGHPYAQAWDDTLSKARFEFRWLDQFALSLDPVTAMSFHDETLPSEGAKVAHFCSMCGPKFCSMKITEDIRKYADEHGYGTVEEAVIQGMNAMSAEFSAARKTISGEQHGEAGGEIYVPESYTARK from the exons ATGGCTGCCCTGCAACCCTCATTCTCGTCAGCAATGGCTATGAAAAGTCTGAAGTTCCCCAAAACTGCAGTTTTACCTGGATTTGGTGGTATTGCACGTCCTCAAGATGTGCAGGACAGGAGCGCTAACTTCACTTGTTCAAGGCCTAGAGCAGCTTCAGTGACTGACCAGTCAACAGCAGAGCCAGCAAAACCCAGGCAAAACAAGCACACTGTTGATCCTTCTGCTCCAGAATTTCTGCCACTCCCATCATTTGAAGAATGCTTTCCTAGGAGCACAAAAGAATCCAG AGAAATTGTGCACAAGGAATCTGGCCATGTCCTCAAGATCCCATTTAGGAGAATCCATTTGACCGGAGATGAGAAGCATTTTGACACATACGACACCAGTGGTCCACAAAACATTAGTCCAAGGATTG GACTTCCAAAGATAAGGAAGGAATGGATTGACAGGAGGGAGAAGTTAGGTGGTCCTCGATACACACAAATGTATTACGCTAAGCAGGGAATCATAACAGAGGAGATGTTGTACTGTGCCACACGTGAGAACCTTAGTCCTGAATTTGTCCGGTCAGAGGTTGCCCGTGGACGAGCTATAATTCCTTCCAACAAGAGGCACCTGGAATTGGAACCCATGATTGTTGGACGAAACTTCCTTGTAAAAGTGAATGCAAACATTGGGAATTCTGCTGTTGTGAGCTCCATCGAGGAGGAAGTACACAAGCTCCAGTGGGCTACAATGTGGGGAGCTGATACTGTCATGGACCTTTCAACAGGGCGTCATATCCATGAGACCCGGGAATGGATCCTTCGTAATTCTTCAGTCCCTATTGGGACGGTGCCTATTTACCAAGCACTTGAGAAAGTTAATGGTATTGCTGAAAATCTAAGCTGGGAAGTCTTTAGAGATACTTTAATCGAACAAGCTGAGCAGGGTGTTGATTACTTCACAATCCATGCTGGCGTGCTTCTTCGTTACATTCCTCTTACGGCAAAGAGAATGACCGGCATAGTTTCACGTGGTGGCTCTATCCATGCAAAATGGTGCCTAACATATCATAAGGAGAACTTTGCCTATGAGCACTGGGATGAAATTCTTGATATTTGCAATCAGTATGATGTGGCATTATCCATTGGTGATGGTTTGAGACCAGGTTCTATTTATGATGCAAATGATAGTGCTCAGTTTGCAGAATTGCTGACTCAAGGGGAACTCACACGCCGAGCTTGGGCAAAAGATGTGCAG GTAATGAATGAAGGCCCAGGGCACATTCCGATGCATAAAATTCCTGAAAACATGGAGAAGCAACTGGAGTGGTGCAATGAAGCACCTTTCTACACACTGGGGCCACTGACAACTGATATTGCACCTGGTTATGATCACATCACCTCCGCCATTGGTGCTGCCAACATTGGGGCTCTTGGCACTGCACTTCTCTGTTATGTAACACCAAAGGAGCACCTTGGATTGCCTAACCGTGATGATGTTAAGACAGGCGTGATATCGTACAAAATTGCTGCTCATGCTGCTGATTTGGCAAAGGGCCATCCCTATGCACAAGCATGGGACGATACACTAAGCAAGGCAAGATTTGAGTTTAGATGGTTGGATCAATTTGCTCTATCTCTGGATCCTGTGACCGCTATGTCTTTCCATGATGAAACATTACCGTCGGAGGGTGCCAAAGTGGCACATTTCTGCTCAATGTGTGGCCCAAAGTTTTGTTCGATGAAAATCACAGAGGATATTAGAAAATATGCTGATGAACATGGTTACGGGACAGTGGAGGAAGCGGTGATACAAGGAATGAATGCTATGAGTGCTGAGTTTTCAGCTGCAAGGAAAACAATCAGTGGGGAGCAACATGGTGAAGCTGGAGGGGAGATATATGTTCCAGAAAGCTATACAGCTCGCAAATAA